The following are encoded together in the Robertmurraya sp. FSL R5-0851 genome:
- the hpaB gene encoding 4-hydroxyphenylacetate 3-monooxygenase, oxygenase component yields the protein MPAINGQDFLERIHQLQPEIWLDGKKITDICNHEAFKGILTSKAALFDFQTNKKNLDLMTYVSPVSGERVGTSFMQPKTKEDLEKRRLSTQAWAKLSGGMMGRSPDYMNSCLMALGTAWDHFQDSRLIGKHILQMYERARENDLTLAHTFVNPQVNRSMLYFEDEEHPISAKVVKETSDGIIIKGARLLATQGGITDELLVLPIGGKYIGESFIYAFSIPSTTPNLRFICRESFRYRSSAFDHPLGARFEEMDTIVVFDNVLVPWERVFLYNDYSISMELASETRYFTFLLHQATARQVVKTEFLLGLAQLIVDSIDIGSYTHVQGKVSEIITALETLKALLLSSEMNAKHDKRGRMVPDVNPLSAAITTFPRLYPRFIEILETLGASGLISIPTEKDFESPIRGDLDHYLQGASCDAKDRTQLFRLAWDVCLSAFGGRQKQYERFFFGDPIRLESGLYNSYSKESAVNLAKSLLNSNLKKE from the coding sequence GTGCCGGCAATAAATGGGCAGGATTTCTTGGAAAGAATTCATCAACTTCAACCTGAGATATGGCTTGATGGAAAGAAAATAACAGATATATGTAATCATGAAGCGTTTAAGGGCATTTTAACAAGTAAAGCAGCACTGTTCGACTTTCAAACGAACAAAAAAAACTTAGATTTGATGACTTATGTTTCTCCAGTAAGCGGAGAACGGGTTGGAACGTCATTTATGCAACCGAAAACAAAAGAAGATTTAGAAAAGAGGAGACTTTCTACCCAAGCATGGGCAAAGTTGTCAGGAGGAATGATGGGGAGATCTCCGGATTACATGAATTCCTGCCTGATGGCTCTTGGAACGGCCTGGGATCATTTTCAAGATTCGCGTTTAATAGGAAAACATATATTACAAATGTATGAGCGTGCTAGGGAAAATGATTTAACACTTGCTCACACATTTGTAAATCCACAAGTGAATCGATCCATGCTTTATTTTGAAGATGAAGAACATCCAATTTCCGCGAAAGTAGTAAAGGAAACGAGCGATGGTATTATTATTAAGGGTGCTAGATTGTTAGCTACTCAAGGTGGAATCACAGATGAGTTGCTCGTCTTACCAATCGGGGGAAAGTATATCGGAGAATCATTTATTTACGCATTTAGTATCCCAAGCACCACCCCGAATTTACGATTTATTTGTAGAGAATCATTTCGTTATCGTTCCTCCGCATTTGATCATCCACTAGGGGCTAGATTTGAAGAAATGGATACCATCGTTGTGTTTGACAATGTTTTGGTGCCATGGGAACGGGTATTTTTATACAACGATTATTCTATTTCTATGGAACTAGCAAGTGAAACAAGGTATTTTACGTTTTTACTTCATCAAGCAACCGCTCGTCAGGTGGTGAAAACAGAGTTTCTTTTGGGACTCGCACAGTTAATAGTGGATTCGATTGATATAGGAAGTTATACGCATGTTCAAGGAAAAGTAAGCGAGATCATTACCGCACTAGAGACCTTAAAAGCCTTATTATTAAGTTCTGAGATGAATGCGAAGCACGATAAGAGGGGGAGGATGGTTCCAGATGTAAATCCATTATCTGCGGCCATAACCACCTTTCCTAGGCTGTATCCAAGATTCATTGAAATTTTAGAAACGTTAGGAGCCAGTGGTTTAATATCCATACCAACTGAAAAAGATTTTGAGTCACCCATACGCGGAGATTTAGATCATTATCTACAAGGTGCGTCATGCGATGCTAAAGATCGAACCCAATTGTTTCGTTTGGCCTGGGATGTCTGTTTAAGTGCCTTTGGGGGAAGACAAAAACAATACGAAAGATTCTTTTTTGGAGATCCGATCCGATTAGAATCTGGACTATATAATAGCTACTCTAAAGAATCTGCTGTGAATCTAGCAAAATCCTTACTAAATAGTAATCTAAAAAAGGAATGA
- a CDS encoding NAD(P)/FAD-dependent oxidoreductase: protein MEKMNLFDVTIIGGGPAGLYSTFYSGLREMKTKLIEFQSQLGGKIHVYPEKMIWDVGGMTPVPGAKLIEQLVEQGLTFNPTVVLNEKVVSIARNEDGIFVLEGSSGEYHFSKTVIVAVGSGILKPQKLNIEGAERFEVSNLNYTVKSLKQFKDKTVIISGGGNSALDWANELEPVAKKVYITYRKDKMSGHEAQVSQLQNSSVTCLSTSSITKLIATNDQELIEKVEITNNVTGEATLLSVDEVVINHGYEQDAGLLKNSDLHINMLEDFYIEGNSFSETSVPGLFAAGDILKFDGKLNLIAGAFQDAANAVNKAKKFIEPDAHPAAMVSSHNDVFKQRNRELVKQLVK from the coding sequence ATGGAGAAAATGAATCTTTTTGATGTAACAATCATCGGAGGAGGGCCGGCTGGGCTGTACTCTACTTTTTATAGTGGTTTAAGGGAAATGAAGACGAAATTAATTGAATTTCAGTCTCAATTAGGTGGAAAGATTCATGTGTATCCAGAAAAAATGATTTGGGATGTTGGAGGGATGACACCAGTTCCTGGAGCAAAACTTATCGAGCAACTGGTTGAACAAGGACTTACCTTTAACCCAACAGTGGTACTTAATGAAAAGGTAGTATCTATCGCACGAAACGAAGATGGTATTTTTGTTCTTGAAGGTTCCTCAGGTGAATATCATTTTTCAAAAACAGTGATTGTTGCCGTTGGTAGTGGAATTCTGAAGCCGCAAAAACTGAACATTGAAGGAGCCGAACGGTTTGAGGTATCGAATCTGAACTATACCGTGAAATCTTTAAAGCAATTTAAGGATAAAACGGTAATCATTTCAGGTGGTGGAAATTCTGCGTTGGATTGGGCAAATGAGCTTGAGCCTGTTGCAAAGAAAGTCTATATTACTTACCGAAAAGACAAAATGTCTGGTCATGAGGCACAAGTGTCACAATTACAAAATAGCTCAGTGACTTGTTTAAGTACTTCGTCCATAACGAAATTAATAGCTACTAATGATCAGGAATTGATTGAAAAGGTAGAGATTACTAATAACGTAACTGGGGAGGCAACTCTGTTATCGGTTGATGAGGTAGTAATTAATCACGGATATGAACAGGATGCAGGACTTTTGAAAAACAGCGATTTACATATCAATATGCTCGAGGATTTTTATATTGAAGGAAACTCTTTTAGTGAAACCTCGGTTCCTGGATTATTTGCGGCCGGTGATATTCTTAAGTTCGATGGGAAATTGAACTTAATTGCGGGAGCCTTCCAAGACGCAGCCAACGCTGTGAATAAAGCAAAGAAATTTATTGAACCAGATGCTCATCCAGCAGCAATGGTTTCATCACATAATGATGTGTTCAAACAGCGTAATCGGGAGTTAGTGAAACAATTGGTAAAATAG
- a CDS encoding FAD-dependent oxidoreductase: MYDIAIIGAGPAGASAAIFTAKAGKKTLILDHDKSITKRAWVENHYGVSEITGPDLVETGKKQAAKFGAEIINLPVVHIEKGEDGFTVQTEEQTFEAKHVILATGVLADLAEKMGLTTKPGTEPRIPKNVVVDANGKTEIEGVWAAGTIAGVSVHTIITAGDGARVAINVISEINGERYVDHDVLKA, encoded by the coding sequence ATGTATGATATTGCCATAATTGGTGCAGGCCCTGCAGGAGCGAGTGCCGCCATATTTACAGCAAAGGCTGGAAAAAAAACATTGATACTTGACCATGATAAAAGCATCACGAAGCGAGCTTGGGTAGAAAATCATTATGGTGTGTCAGAAATAACTGGCCCAGACTTAGTGGAAACAGGTAAGAAACAAGCAGCAAAATTTGGAGCTGAAATCATAAATCTTCCTGTAGTCCATATTGAAAAAGGAGAAGATGGATTTACTGTTCAAACAGAAGAACAAACTTTTGAAGCAAAGCATGTTATTTTAGCAACAGGGGTATTAGCCGATTTGGCAGAAAAAATGGGACTAACAACAAAACCAGGAACAGAGCCAAGAATTCCTAAAAATGTGGTAGTGGATGCGAATGGTAAAACTGAAATCGAAGGAGTTTGGGCTGCTGGTACGATTGCTGGAGTAAGTGTTCATACCATTATTACAGCTGGTGACGGAGCAAGAGTAGCCATTAATGTGATTAGCGAAATCAACGGAGAACGCTATGTGGATCACGATGTATTAAAAGCATAA
- a CDS encoding guanylate kinase, producing MYEIKDKQKLFIYTGPDGSGRKTIAKMVATAFDMETVLSYTTRSPRHYEQNGEDYHFIDEATFKKMEDNGEFLESVEIDGFHYGIREEDIVKAFESHNLVYLTLNPEGTEKLKEMYGDRVMRFFIYADRETVISRQKERQDNEEVINRHMSHYDENMAYKNSCEHAFENYDSPQTSFRISEVIEAFLDRDIVVTDY from the coding sequence ATGTACGAAATTAAAGACAAACAAAAATTATTTATTTACACAGGTCCAGATGGTTCTGGAAGAAAAACAATTGCCAAAATGGTTGCAACTGCTTTTGACATGGAAACAGTTCTTTCTTATACTACTCGTTCACCACGTCATTACGAACAAAATGGAGAAGATTATCATTTTATTGATGAAGCTACGTTCAAAAAAATGGAAGATAATGGAGAATTTCTTGAGAGCGTAGAAATTGATGGTTTCCATTACGGAATACGTGAAGAAGATATTGTTAAAGCTTTTGAATCGCATAATCTTGTTTATTTGACACTCAATCCTGAAGGTACTGAAAAATTGAAGGAGATGTATGGAGATCGTGTGATGCGCTTCTTCATTTACGCAGATCGAGAAACGGTTATCTCTCGTCAAAAGGAACGTCAGGATAATGAGGAAGTAATTAATCGCCATATGTCTCATTATGACGAGAATATGGCATATAAAAATAGCTGTGAGCATGCATTTGAAAACTATGATTCACCACAAACTTCTTTCCGTATTAGTGAAGTAATTGAAGCCTTTCTTGATCGAGACATCGTTGTGACAGATTATTAA
- a CDS encoding GTP pyrophosphokinase, translated as MSSNQALDLKLLKKFKNELTRFMMLYQFGIDELNTKIDILKQEFQYIHDYSPIEHVKSRIKSPESILKKVQRKNLDLSLPSIKENIKDIAGIRITCSFISDIFEISRMLENQSDIEVVEKKDYINHPKPNGYQSLHLIVKIPVFMSNGIENVYVEVQIRTIGMDFWASLEHKIYYKFDNEVPAYLSKELKNAADTVAMLDKKMEVLHEEIRKLDSDDDIENELNLINASGQKLNIPMALLESLSKDKE; from the coding sequence ATGAGTTCAAATCAAGCACTAGACTTAAAGTTATTAAAAAAGTTTAAAAACGAACTAACAAGATTTATGATGCTATATCAATTTGGTATTGATGAGTTAAACACGAAAATTGATATTTTAAAACAGGAATTTCAATATATTCATGATTACAGCCCCATTGAACATGTAAAATCTAGAATCAAATCACCAGAGAGCATTCTTAAAAAAGTACAGAGAAAAAATCTAGATTTATCATTGCCTAGCATAAAGGAAAACATTAAAGATATTGCGGGAATTCGGATTACTTGCTCTTTTATTTCTGATATTTTTGAGATCAGTAGAATGCTGGAGAACCAGAGCGATATTGAGGTAGTGGAAAAGAAGGATTATATTAATCATCCGAAACCAAACGGCTATCAGAGCTTGCACTTAATCGTGAAAATTCCGGTTTTTATGTCCAATGGCATTGAAAATGTATATGTAGAAGTGCAAATCCGTACCATTGGGATGGATTTCTGGGCGAGTCTCGAGCATAAAATCTACTATAAATTTGATAACGAAGTTCCCGCGTATTTATCGAAAGAACTGAAAAACGCTGCAGATACCGTAGCGATGTTAGACAAAAAAATGGAAGTATTGCATGAGGAAATCCGTAAGTTGGATAGCGATGATGACATAGAAAATGAGCTTAACCTAATAAACGCAAGCGGGCAAAAGCTAAATATTCCGATGGCACTTCTAGAAAGCTTGTCTAAGGATAAAGAGTAG
- a CDS encoding pyridoxamine 5'-phosphate oxidase family protein, whose translation MMGFPSELVKNKTISIIDSHCRDFISKSPFLVLSTSDKEGHCDVSPRGDLPGFVQVLNENQIVIPERPGNKRMDSMRNILSNPRVGLIFFIPGLGETLRINGQAALIKDSKILESMAVKGKSPLVGIAVDVEECFIHCAKAFIRSGLWNPSSWQEKELLPSVATIISDHVNLPNTTAQTVEEGLKESYKERLY comes from the coding sequence ATGATGGGGTTTCCAAGTGAACTGGTGAAAAATAAAACTATTTCCATTATAGATTCCCATTGTAGAGATTTTATTTCAAAGTCACCTTTTTTAGTATTATCCACGTCTGATAAGGAAGGGCATTGTGATGTATCTCCGAGGGGGGATTTACCTGGGTTTGTACAAGTGTTAAACGAAAACCAGATAGTTATTCCTGAAAGGCCTGGGAACAAGCGAATGGACTCTATGCGCAATATTTTATCAAACCCTCGAGTGGGCTTGATCTTTTTCATCCCTGGTTTGGGTGAAACATTGCGGATAAATGGACAAGCTGCCCTAATTAAAGATTCAAAAATATTAGAGAGTATGGCGGTGAAGGGTAAGTCTCCCTTAGTGGGTATTGCTGTTGATGTGGAAGAATGTTTTATTCATTGTGCCAAAGCATTTATTCGCTCAGGTTTATGGAATCCATCTTCATGGCAGGAGAAAGAATTATTGCCTTCAGTGGCAACTATCATTTCTGATCATGTGAATTTACCGAATACGACTGCTCAGACTGTAGAGGAAGGGTTAAAAGAGAGCTACAAGGAAAGACTTTATTAG
- a CDS encoding CocE/NonD family hydrolase, which translates to MVFNVRDTNLSIKTEYTHEIQEIEHVWIPMSDGTKLSARIWMPTDAEQNPVPAILEYIPYRKNDFTALRDSIRHPYFAGHGYASIRVDMRGSGDSDGILYDEYLPQEQEDALEVLSWISEQPWATGSVGMIGKSWGGFNGLQVAARQHPALKAIITLCSTDDRYADDVHYMGGCLLASDMLWWASTMLVYNGRPADPRIVGEGWRSSWLERLEKTPPFVEKWVEHQRRDDYWKHGSVCEDYSKITIPVFAVGGWADGYTNAIFRLLEGLEGPRKGLIGPWAHEYPEVAIPGPAIGFLQECIRWWDHWLKGQDTGVMDEPLLRTWIQDSVPPQVDYKERPGKWVAETEWPSPNIQYEEYWLGEGKFAESASEEKIVTVPSVQSHGLYSGVWCPFGQEGDLASDQRFENGSAVCFSSEPLQHDIEILGFPEVTVEVSSNKPNALLSVRLCDVDEDGASTLVSWGLLNLTHRNSHENPTPLEPGKRYTVTVQLNAVGHKLKAGHRWQVALSPTYWPHAWPSGEAVTLQLYCGKNTKLRLPLRNPSPLDNTLHEFDRPETASVMERKILREESRSRNISHNLLTGEWVLEDYSDEGARHLISNDIEYGSENRNIYRIKDGDPLSANVTCEWKLNVGRGDWQTRLESFSTMSADKSTFYIKNELYAFEGEKQVFSKAWTSEIPRDLI; encoded by the coding sequence ATGGTATTTAATGTGCGTGATACGAATCTGTCTATTAAAACAGAGTATACTCACGAAATTCAAGAGATAGAGCATGTCTGGATTCCCATGTCAGATGGTACTAAATTATCTGCACGGATTTGGATGCCGACTGATGCTGAACAAAATCCAGTACCAGCTATACTAGAATATATTCCTTATCGAAAAAATGATTTTACGGCGTTAAGGGACTCCATTCGTCATCCTTATTTTGCAGGACATGGATATGCTAGTATACGAGTAGATATGAGAGGGTCTGGGGATTCGGACGGAATTCTTTATGATGAATACTTACCTCAAGAGCAAGAAGATGCGTTAGAGGTATTAAGCTGGATTTCCGAGCAGCCATGGGCAACAGGAAGTGTTGGAATGATTGGGAAGTCCTGGGGAGGGTTTAATGGACTTCAGGTTGCAGCTCGACAACATCCTGCATTAAAGGCGATCATTACTTTATGCTCAACAGATGATCGATACGCTGATGATGTCCACTATATGGGTGGGTGTCTACTTGCATCAGATATGTTATGGTGGGCTTCGACAATGCTTGTATACAATGGACGCCCTGCAGACCCTCGGATTGTTGGGGAAGGGTGGAGGAGTTCTTGGCTTGAGCGCCTAGAAAAGACACCTCCATTTGTAGAGAAGTGGGTCGAACATCAGCGTCGTGACGATTATTGGAAGCATGGATCCGTTTGTGAGGACTATTCAAAGATTACTATTCCAGTCTTTGCAGTCGGTGGCTGGGCTGATGGTTATACAAATGCAATTTTTCGATTGCTTGAAGGGCTAGAAGGTCCCCGAAAGGGATTAATTGGTCCATGGGCACATGAATATCCGGAAGTAGCAATACCCGGTCCTGCAATTGGATTTCTTCAGGAGTGTATTCGTTGGTGGGACCACTGGTTAAAAGGGCAAGACACCGGTGTGATGGATGAGCCATTACTTAGAACTTGGATTCAAGACAGTGTTCCTCCACAAGTAGATTACAAGGAAAGACCGGGGAAATGGGTGGCAGAGACAGAGTGGCCATCACCAAATATACAATATGAAGAGTACTGGTTAGGTGAGGGAAAGTTTGCTGAAAGCGCATCAGAGGAAAAGATAGTTACTGTTCCGAGTGTGCAAAGTCATGGATTATATTCGGGTGTATGGTGTCCGTTCGGGCAAGAAGGTGATTTAGCCTCTGATCAGCGATTCGAGAATGGTTCAGCCGTATGTTTCTCTTCCGAACCTCTACAACATGATATCGAAATTCTTGGATTTCCAGAAGTGACCGTGGAAGTGTCTTCTAATAAGCCGAATGCTTTACTTTCTGTTCGGTTATGTGATGTGGACGAAGATGGGGCATCGACATTAGTAAGCTGGGGATTACTAAATCTAACCCACCGTAATAGCCATGAGAATCCTACTCCATTGGAGCCAGGGAAGCGCTATACAGTAACCGTTCAATTAAATGCAGTAGGTCATAAGTTGAAAGCTGGTCATCGATGGCAAGTGGCTTTGTCACCAACTTACTGGCCTCATGCATGGCCATCTGGAGAAGCAGTTACATTACAATTATACTGTGGGAAAAATACAAAATTGAGGCTTCCATTAAGAAATCCTTCTCCACTAGATAACACTCTCCATGAATTCGATCGACCGGAAACTGCTTCCGTGATGGAAAGAAAGATTCTAAGAGAAGAGAGCCGATCACGTAACATCTCTCATAATCTTCTTACTGGTGAATGGGTACTTGAGGATTATTCTGATGAAGGAGCACGTCACTTAATAAGTAATGATATTGAGTATGGAAGTGAAAATAGAAATATCTATCGGATTAAGGATGGAGATCCACTATCTGCAAACGTAACCTGTGAATGGAAATTGAATGTAGGTCGAGGAGATTGGCAGACTAGGCTTGAAAGTTTCAGTACGATGAGCGCAGATAAAAGTACTTTTTATATAAAAAATGAATTATATGCGTTTGAAGGGGAGAAACAGGTGTTTAGTAAAGCGTGGACATCTGAAATTCCTCGTGATTTGATTTAG
- a CDS encoding TetR/AcrR family transcriptional regulator, with protein sequence MNKKDIKKSRMWKYFVDSTAEIIQEEGIDKITIRKVADRAGYNSATIYNYFSEVSHLIFFASMKFLKSYTDEVALYMQRAQDPLEQYLLAWECFCKHSFETPEIFNAVFIMDLGENPEKLLEEYYKTYPSDLINIPEELKPVLFERNVSKRGRSVLELASKAGYIKEENIDAINEITILIWQGMFTNVLNNRRTYNFNEAATITMNYITEIVRNEKVLNFNTAKNTSD encoded by the coding sequence TTGAACAAGAAGGACATTAAAAAAAGTAGAATGTGGAAATACTTTGTAGACTCAACAGCTGAGATTATTCAAGAGGAAGGTATAGACAAAATTACCATACGTAAAGTAGCTGACCGTGCAGGATATAACAGTGCAACCATCTATAATTATTTTTCGGAAGTTTCTCATCTGATCTTCTTTGCGTCTATGAAGTTTCTAAAATCATATACAGATGAGGTCGCCCTCTACATGCAAAGAGCGCAAGACCCGCTTGAACAGTACTTATTGGCATGGGAGTGTTTTTGTAAACACTCCTTTGAGACACCAGAAATTTTTAATGCGGTATTTATCATGGATTTAGGGGAAAACCCGGAAAAATTACTAGAAGAATATTATAAAACGTATCCAAGTGACTTGATAAACATCCCTGAAGAACTTAAACCCGTTTTATTTGAAAGAAATGTCTCTAAAAGAGGAAGGTCCGTACTTGAACTTGCAAGTAAAGCAGGCTATATCAAAGAAGAAAATATTGACGCAATTAATGAAATTACCATTCTTATTTGGCAAGGAATGTTTACAAACGTCTTAAACAATCGTAGAACCTATAATTTCAATGAAGCTGCAACGATCACGATGAATTATATTACAGAGATCGTTCGAAACGAAAAGGTGCTTAACTTTAATACAGCTAAAAACACATCTGATTAA
- a CDS encoding DUF2179 domain-containing protein, with protein sequence MKGGESKVKDIILVLVLQLIYVPTFTLRTIFLVKGLRMQAAFLGLLEALIYIFGLSIVFNGEQNVVVMIVYAIGFGLGIIIGSMIEEALAIGYTTIQVILTNKNMNLVDQLRKDGYGVTVYEGEGIEAIRYKLEVLTKRNQEEGLYDMIQQFEPNAFIIAYEPKTFKGGFLLKAMKKRKKMKKQIEENHA encoded by the coding sequence GTGAAAGGAGGAGAAAGTAAGGTTAAAGATATTATTCTCGTACTAGTTCTTCAGTTAATTTACGTTCCTACCTTTACACTGAGAACCATTTTCCTAGTAAAGGGGTTGAGAATGCAGGCAGCGTTTCTAGGGTTACTTGAGGCCCTCATATACATATTCGGACTATCGATCGTATTTAACGGGGAGCAAAATGTGGTTGTAATGATAGTGTATGCCATTGGATTTGGATTAGGTATCATCATTGGATCCATGATTGAAGAAGCATTAGCGATTGGATATACAACGATTCAAGTGATTTTAACCAATAAAAATATGAACCTCGTTGATCAGCTTCGTAAAGATGGCTATGGCGTGACTGTTTACGAAGGAGAGGGAATCGAAGCCATTCGCTATAAGTTAGAGGTATTAACGAAGAGAAACCAAGAAGAAGGTCTATACGACATGATACAGCAATTTGAACCCAATGCTTTTATTATTGCCTATGAACCGAAAACTTTTAAGGGTGGTTTCTTGCTGAAAGCAATGAAAAAAAGGAAGAAAATGAAGAAGCAAATAGAGGAAAATCACGCCTAA
- a CDS encoding GNAT family N-acetyltransferase, with amino-acid sequence MITIHFEDSKEISVAELADVFRKSGIRRPVEDLPRLQEMLEQADITMTAWDGMRLVGIARAITDFSYCCYLSDLAVDKDYQNQGIGKELVKRVQERLGEEISVILLASPIAMDYYPKIGFQKIQNGYIIPRK; translated from the coding sequence ATGATTACGATACACTTTGAAGATAGTAAAGAAATTTCTGTAGCTGAACTGGCAGACGTCTTTCGAAAATCAGGGATAAGAAGACCCGTTGAAGACCTACCTAGACTTCAAGAAATGCTAGAACAAGCAGATATTACTATGACGGCTTGGGACGGAATGAGGCTTGTAGGTATAGCAAGAGCCATTACTGATTTTAGTTACTGCTGTTATTTATCAGATTTAGCCGTTGATAAAGATTACCAGAATCAAGGAATAGGAAAAGAACTAGTGAAACGCGTCCAAGAACGGCTAGGAGAAGAAATATCTGTAATCCTTTTAGCATCACCGATAGCCATGGACTATTATCCGAAAATTGGATTTCAAAAAATCCAAAATGGCTATATCATCCCAAGAAAATAG
- the pdxR gene encoding MocR-like pyridoxine biosynthesis transcription factor PdxR, with the protein MLEITVTLDSHLDEPLYLQLYSFLKKEMVEGRLIPDTKLPSKRKLSTHLGISQTTVETAYQQLIAEGYVKSEPRKGLFVNKLEMDIFPIKKEHVAARDNFQQSPLANSISVDFGHGNIALNEFPFSIWRKLTVQSLYEDESHLLLSGHRQGDLPLRVEIAKYLYQSRGVRCEPDQIIIGAGTQYMVTFLTMLLGRERVYAMENPGFHRSREAFRDQGVKLLGISLDQDGIKMEDLRESEATVAYVTPSHQFPLGMVMPISRRMELLKWANETESYIIEDDYDGEFRYTGRPIPSLQGLDHQGRVIYLGTFSKSLIPSLRISFMVLPPPLLSRYQNRFSIYKQTVSRLHQQTLYLFMKEGHWNRHLQKMRTTYRRKQSTLLTLITEKFGNQVTVIGVDSGLHILLEVHNSMTESELINHAEKVGVKVYPTSVYYDVNTYSLNPMVLIGYGGVTESEIHNGITLLQKAWELF; encoded by the coding sequence ATGCTTGAAATTACAGTTACTTTAGACTCCCATCTAGACGAGCCACTATACTTACAGCTTTATTCTTTTTTAAAAAAAGAAATGGTTGAAGGCAGACTGATTCCGGATACCAAATTGCCCTCAAAAAGGAAGCTTTCTACACATTTGGGAATCAGCCAAACAACCGTTGAGACAGCCTATCAACAATTAATTGCGGAAGGGTATGTAAAAAGTGAACCGAGAAAGGGATTATTTGTCAACAAATTAGAAATGGATATATTTCCAATTAAAAAGGAACACGTTGCAGCTCGCGACAACTTCCAGCAGAGCCCTTTAGCAAATTCCATAAGTGTGGATTTTGGTCACGGAAACATTGCATTAAATGAGTTTCCGTTTTCTATCTGGCGTAAACTGACGGTACAAAGCCTTTATGAAGATGAAAGTCACCTCTTATTAAGTGGCCATCGGCAAGGTGATCTCCCTCTACGCGTCGAAATCGCCAAGTATTTATATCAATCGCGTGGGGTTCGATGTGAACCTGATCAAATCATAATTGGGGCTGGAACACAATATATGGTTACCTTTCTAACAATGCTCCTTGGACGAGAAAGAGTATATGCAATGGAAAATCCTGGCTTCCACCGATCACGGGAGGCGTTTAGAGATCAAGGTGTCAAGCTCCTCGGAATTAGTTTAGATCAAGATGGAATAAAAATGGAAGACTTGAGAGAAAGTGAAGCAACCGTAGCGTATGTGACCCCCTCGCACCAATTTCCATTGGGAATGGTAATGCCCATCTCTCGAAGAATGGAGCTATTGAAATGGGCCAATGAAACGGAAAGTTATATTATTGAAGATGATTACGACGGAGAATTTCGATATACAGGAAGACCCATTCCTTCGCTACAAGGCCTTGATCATCAGGGGCGGGTTATCTATCTTGGTACTTTTTCGAAATCTTTAATTCCTTCTTTAAGAATTAGTTTTATGGTGCTTCCTCCACCCCTTCTTTCACGATATCAAAATCGTTTTTCCATTTATAAGCAGACTGTATCAAGACTGCATCAACAAACTCTGTATCTGTTTATGAAAGAAGGTCACTGGAATCGGCATTTACAAAAAATGCGAACGACCTATAGGAGAAAACAATCCACCCTGCTCACTCTTATTACAGAAAAATTTGGAAACCAAGTGACAGTAATTGGGGTAGACTCTGGATTACATATTTTACTCGAAGTGCATAACAGCATGACCGAAAGTGAATTAATTAATCATGCTGAAAAAGTCGGGGTAAAGGTGTATCCTACTTCCGTTTATTATGACGTAAATACTTATTCTCTAAATCCAATGGTATTGATCGGATATGGTGGTGTAACAGAAAGCGAAATTCATAACGGGATTACCCTACTACAAAAAGCATGGGAGCTATTTTAG